From Streptomyces yatensis, one genomic window encodes:
- a CDS encoding DUF3558 domain-containing protein, giving the protein MQPAQRRAYGRRATPAVAVLITVLAAAGLGGCTGSDSSSGPDDGASGDSGTNVSAEPGRYRTLPEACGAVSRKTLQTLLPGAEQDDKVYDGQAAVTYDIDRRDGCRWKVETASGTRYLTIDFQRVVSYDPSVSDDDRAQETYEEKAVAADIPDAPSASSTPSSGSQSEGGDSGSSASPGTSSDEPGTSGKGGTGNEADNSDGTGKGTDTPSAGGEASGESDESDTASDDTAPRRLDDLGDDAFLNDELITKDSGIHRDITLVFRSSNVIATIEYDQWTTDKKHIPNSQGLQENAQDLADELTGRLNE; this is encoded by the coding sequence GTGCAGCCAGCGCAGCGAAGGGCGTACGGACGGCGGGCCACCCCGGCCGTCGCCGTGCTCATCACCGTGCTCGCCGCCGCGGGGCTCGGCGGATGCACCGGCTCCGATTCCTCCTCCGGCCCGGACGACGGCGCCTCCGGCGACTCCGGGACGAATGTCTCCGCCGAGCCCGGCCGTTACCGCACCCTGCCCGAGGCATGCGGCGCGGTCAGCCGTAAGACCCTGCAGACCCTGCTGCCGGGCGCCGAGCAGGACGACAAGGTGTACGACGGCCAGGCCGCCGTGACGTATGACATAGACCGGCGGGACGGCTGCCGCTGGAAGGTGGAGACCGCGAGCGGTACGCGCTATCTCACGATCGACTTCCAGCGCGTCGTCTCGTACGACCCCTCGGTCAGCGATGACGACCGGGCGCAGGAGACCTACGAGGAGAAGGCCGTCGCCGCCGACATCCCGGACGCTCCGAGCGCCTCCTCGACCCCCTCCTCCGGCTCGCAGAGCGAGGGTGGCGACAGCGGTTCCTCCGCCTCCCCCGGCACCAGCTCCGACGAGCCCGGCACGAGCGGTAAGGGCGGCACGGGCAATGAGGCCGACAACTCCGACGGGACGGGCAAAGGCACCGATACCCCCTCCGCGGGGGGCGAGGCGAGCGGTGAAAGTGACGAAAGTGACACCGCCTCGGACGACACCGCCCCGCGCCGGCTGGACGACCTCGGTGACGACGCCTTCCTCAACGACGAGCTGATCACCAAGGACTCGGGTATACACCGCGATATCACGCTGGTGTTCCGGTCCTCGAATGTGATTGCCACCATTGAGTACGACCAGTGGACGACCGACAAGAAGCACATTCCCAACAGCCAGGGACTGCAGGAGAACGCCCAGGACTTGGCCGATGAGCTGACCGGTCGCCTCAACGAATAG
- a CDS encoding DUF2637 domain-containing protein codes for MAAMQLTRMHRILAGVVVTGAVVIAGIGFAGSYSAVRDLALDKGFGSFSNVFPIGIDAGIVVLLALDLLLTWIRIPFPLLRQTAWLLTAATIAFNGAAAWPDPVGVGMHAVIPILFVVSVEAARHAVGRIADITADRHMESVRITRWLLAPVPTFRLWRRMKLWELRSYDEVIRLEQDRLVYQARLRARYGRAWRRKAPVESLMPLRLARYGVPLSDTAPAGLAAAGLEPSAVSPTALPRGRSDAAEGAGAKSASPGAQPGPYGPPGALEGAGGTGAADAPQQHPQPPQTQELPLSLPLPVYQQPAGQGHDGRNAVPFDPAAATHPTPVEQQPQQPQQPQYEQAPQPQYQQVPGQAARFEQQPEQQQPQQPQLTVPVGPGGRVRPLGGEGVGGHQGMYVPEQREPERYAYEEQPGQPVNQLPDDVPREEVYYATFRQFLADHSRYPSAYQFGQRLREAYGVSDLSNGELAAYVEDFKERVRLEREAIP; via the coding sequence GTGGCCGCGATGCAACTGACACGGATGCACCGAATACTGGCCGGGGTGGTCGTCACCGGGGCGGTGGTGATCGCGGGGATCGGCTTCGCCGGTTCCTACTCCGCGGTGCGCGATCTCGCCCTCGACAAGGGCTTCGGCTCCTTCTCCAACGTCTTTCCGATCGGCATCGACGCGGGGATCGTGGTCCTGCTCGCGCTGGATCTGCTGCTCACCTGGATCCGGATCCCCTTCCCGCTGCTGCGCCAGACGGCCTGGCTGCTGACCGCGGCCACCATCGCCTTCAACGGCGCGGCCGCCTGGCCGGACCCGGTCGGCGTCGGCATGCACGCCGTGATCCCGATCCTCTTCGTGGTCTCCGTGGAGGCCGCCCGGCACGCGGTCGGCCGGATCGCCGACATCACCGCCGACCGGCACATGGAGTCGGTCCGCATCACCCGCTGGCTGCTCGCGCCGGTGCCCACCTTCCGGCTGTGGCGCCGGATGAAGCTGTGGGAGCTGCGCAGTTACGACGAGGTCATCAGGCTGGAGCAGGACCGGCTGGTCTACCAGGCCCGGCTGCGCGCCCGCTATGGGCGCGCCTGGCGCCGTAAGGCGCCCGTGGAGTCGCTGATGCCGCTGCGGCTGGCGCGGTACGGGGTGCCGCTGTCGGACACCGCACCGGCGGGGCTCGCGGCGGCCGGTCTCGAGCCGTCCGCGGTGTCGCCGACGGCGCTTCCGCGGGGCCGGAGCGACGCGGCGGAGGGGGCGGGGGCCAAGAGTGCCTCCCCGGGGGCCCAGCCGGGCCCGTACGGCCCGCCGGGGGCCCTGGAGGGTGCGGGCGGCACCGGCGCCGCCGACGCCCCGCAGCAGCACCCTCAGCCGCCCCAGACGCAGGAGCTGCCGCTCTCGCTGCCCCTGCCCGTCTACCAGCAGCCCGCCGGGCAGGGCCACGACGGCCGGAACGCCGTGCCGTTCGACCCGGCGGCCGCCACCCACCCCACGCCGGTCGAGCAGCAGCCGCAGCAGCCCCAGCAGCCGCAGTACGAGCAGGCCCCCCAGCCGCAGTACCAGCAGGTCCCGGGCCAGGCGGCGCGGTTCGAGCAGCAGCCCGAGCAGCAGCAGCCGCAGCAGCCCCAGCTGACCGTGCCGGTCGGGCCCGGGGGCCGGGTGCGACCGCTCGGCGGTGAGGGCGTGGGCGGCCACCAGGGGATGTACGTACCGGAGCAGCGCGAGCCCGAGCGGTACGCGTACGAGGAGCAGCCGGGGCAGCCGGTGAACCAGCTGCCGGACGACGTCCCGCGCGAGGAGGTCTACTACGCGACCTTCCGCCAGTTCCTCGCCGACCACAGCCGGTACCCCTCGGCGTACCAGTTCGGGCAGCGGCTGCGCGAGGCGTACGGCGTGAGCGACCTCAGCAACGGCGAGCTGGCCGCGTATGTCGAGGACTTCAAGGAGCGGGTCCGCCTGGAGCGGGAGGCCATTCCGTAA